The sequence below is a genomic window from Rhodococcus sp. 4CII.
CGCGGGTCCGGTGTGGCCGAGCGCTTCTCTGCAGCCGCGCCGCGCGGAGTGGATGCAGTACTCGATACCGCTCTCGTCGGCGCGGAACTGTTCACATGTATAGCTGACGGCGGCGTATTGGCCACTGTGCGAAGCTTCAAGGGTGAGGCGGAGCGCGAAATTCGGGTGCGCGAGGTCTGGGTGCGTGCGCGGCTCCAAGATACGGTCGGACTCGAACAGCTGAGTGCGTTCGCCGACGCGGGTGACTTCGACTTCCTCGACGTCGCGGCGCGAGTGACTCCCGAGAACGCTGCACACGCCCACCGTCTGATCGAGGCGGGTGGGATGCGGGGACGTCCGCTCATCGTCTTTTGAGATTGCGAATCAGCTCGACACAGACACCCATCCATCGCGAGAAGGGGAGTCGCGCGGCTTGCGCCGGGGGACTCCCCTTCTGCCCGTCGCTGCATTCACATCGGTGACGCAGTGAACCCTCCGTCGATCACGTACGCGTGCCCGGTGACCCAATTTCCCTCATCCTCGGCGAGGTGGGTGATGATGCGTGCAACATCTTCTGGCTCACCGAGCCGTCCTTGATTTGCCGCAAAGAATTCGTCGGCGGGAGTGCCCCCTGACGCTTGTTCGAAGCCGTCCATGAGATTGTCGGAGAGGGAGGTGACCACGAAGGCGGGTGCAACACAGTTCACCCGAATTCCCAATGCCCGCAGCTCCACTGCTGCCGTTTTCGTCATATTGATGACGCCGGCCTTGGTGGCGGCGTACCCGCCGATCATCGGCATTCCGTTGGTCCCAGCCGATGAAGCGGTATTGACGATTGCCCCGCCACCACGGGCAACGAGGTGAGGAACCGCAGCCTTGATGCCGAAAAAGACGCCCTTGAGGTTGACGTCGACTAGCCGTGCGAAGTCGTCGTCGGGTAACTCGGCGATTGGCGCGAGGATGGCGATACCGGCGTTGTTCACCATGATGTCGAGGCCGCCGAACGCCTCCACGGCAACCTCTACCGCGGCCTGGACTTGCCTGGAGTCGGTAACGTCGACGACGGTGCTCACCGCGGAGTCACCGATGTCACTCGCCACGCGCTTTGCTCCGGCGCCATCGATGTCGGCGACGACTACGCGAGCTCCCTCGCGTGCGAACCGGCGTGCGGCCGCCTCTCCGATGCCGGTTGCGGCGCCCGTGACGACAACCGATTTTCCTTCGAACGCTCCCATGCTGATCAACCTCGATTCGGGTGGATGAATGAATACAGGCAACATACAACGTGGCTGAACAGTGTGTCTAGAGCCTGTCTTGAGTTGCTTTAGTAGAGGTGGTGCAAAGGATTCGGCGTTTCTCGAGGTTCGTCGCGTCACGGGTGGCCGACGCACGGTTCGCCGCGGAACTGAAGGGTGCGAGACTCTATGTTTGCGCAGCCCGATGTCCGTCTCGGAACTGTTTGCCTATCGGTGTCTTGTGTTCTGCTGCGCGAGAGCGTAAGGGTTTGAGGCAGCGAGTGTTCGAAATCGGAGTGCAACAATCGGTTGTCAATGGTCACTTGGAGAACATGTCCGCGCACGGGACGACTGGCGCGGCCCCGGGGGTGGCGAGGCGGAACTATCCGAGCTCTGCCGTCGACACCCTTGCAGAGCCGCATTGCACCGCCGCGTCCGTCGATGATCTCTCTGGTCGGCAGAAACCACTGTGCCAGTTCCATATTAGAGCCAGGGCTGCACCGTGCGGTTGTGGGCTGATCTGCTCGAACCTGCAAAGCAACGATCCGAACACCAAGGAATACCTGCCGCATAGGGCTTCCTGTGCGTGACGGCATCATCCTCGTTGTTATCGTGCACGTAACGCGATATGACGCACGGCCTTCGAGTGGAAAGTCGCGAGTTCGTAAGAGGTGGAATCGAGCATCTTACGGTTGGGCTAGGTGTGGTCGTCGGTTGGAGTCCCGCTCCACCAGTTGTGCACGCAGCTTGGCGCGGTCCGCCTCGGGCATGGTGCGCGAATCGGTGCTGTCGATCAACGCCAACAGGCGTAGTTCGTATTGAGTGACCGTCATTCCGAACTCGACCAGGATGTCGCCCGCTCGTGGACCGCCGAAGGGTAGCCATCGCCGAGCAAACTCGAGCATTGACGAGTCGAAACCATCTACTCGGGACATGTCCATGGTGTTACCTCTGAAGTGCGTCTGGTCGGCTGACCGCCGGGGTGATTGGCGTCCGTGCCGCTCGCCAATCAGTGAGTCAAGGCGCGGACTGGACGCAGGCAGCATCTAATTATACAATGTGTTCAGACGTGATGTCAATCACTGTTCCGTTCGATGACGCAGCGAACAAGCACCTCATGAAATTTCGGACGATGGGAGCGAGAATGCCCTGTGCGAGTGCGTTACCCAATCTCTGTGGTGCTCTTCTGCGCGCTGCCCCCGTGATGAGCCGGAAGGTCGCGGTCGGGGGGCACCACACCCGCGTCGTGGAGAACGTGCTCCCGTCAGCGGAGGTGAGACGGTTGCCCCGCGCCGGAGAATCGCTCGTCGACGCCCCTCTCATCGTGTTGTTGCACGGCTTCGGCGATAACGCGGACACCTGGCGCGCGGTGCTCGTCGAGCTCGGGCGCAGGGGGCGCCGGGCTGTCGCCCCGGACCTGCCCGGGTTCGGCGAGGCGTCGCCTCTGAACCGCGGCGACATCCTTCCGCAGTACGACGCCTTCCTCACGGATCTCATCGCCGAGCTGGGCGGTTCCGGTCCGGTGGTGGTCGTGGGTAACTCGATGGGCGGCACCGTCGCCCTGCGCGCCGCCAGCGGTCGGCCCGACGTCGTGGCGGTGGCGGCGCTCGCCCCGGCCGGGCTCGGCTTCCATCGCGTGCTGCACGTCGCGGATCGTACTTTGGGTTCGCTGGTGCCGATTCTGCGCGTAGCGTATCGGATTCCCTACCCACAGTTGGTCGTCCAGCTGGCCGTCGCTGCCTACTACCGCGTCCGGATCGCGCCCGGTGTGGTGAACGCATGGCGGTTCGGTGCCGGCGTGCATGGCATGAAGGACATTCGGCGCATGGGTGCTCTCGGGCTGGTCCTCATGCGAGAGATCGAGGAGGGCGCCTTCGACTTCGCAGATATGGCAGGCGAGGTGGTGCTCATGTGGGGCACTGACGACGAGGTGTGCGACGTCGCTGCCGCGCAGCCGCTGCTGGACCACGTGCCCGGGGCACGGCTGGTGATGCTCGAAGGTGCGGGGCACGTCCCGCAGGTGCAGCAACCCGCGGTCGTCGCGGACGTGGTCGCGGCGCTCGGCCGGGCCGGAATGGGGAGGGAACGTCACGTATGAGCACGAAGGACGAGAAGCTCGGGGAGACTCCGAATGTCGGGGCACGAGTTGGACATGTGGTCCGTACGGCGATGAATGTTGTCGAATACATTCGGTTCGGCGGCCTCGAGACCGGCGAGGAAGCGTCGCCGTACGAGATCGCGGCACGCACACCGGTGCTCACGCTGCGCCATTACTTCGCGGAGGAGGCCGGTGAGACGGAGCGCACCCCGATCCTGCTGGTGCCGCCGCTTATGCTCAGCGCGGACGTGTGGGACGTGTCTCCGTCGGCGAGTGCCGTCGCGCACCTCCGTCGCAGCGGGCTCGATCCGTGGGTGGTCGACTTCGGCGATCCCGCGCAGGAGCCGGGCGGCAAGGCGCGCAACGTCACCGACCACGTGCTCGCCGTGTCGGACGCCATCGCGCGTGTTGCCGCCTCGACCGGTCACCCGGTGCACATCGGTGGCTACTCCCAGGGCGGGCTGTTCTGCTACCAGGCGGCCGCACTGCGCGAATGCCGCGATGTGGCTAGCATCTTCGCGCTCGGCAGCCCGATGGAGCCGTTGTCGCTGCCGGGTATCGATCTGCCCGAGGAGCTGATGCAGGCGCTTACCCGCGCGACCATAGACGTGCTGAGCAAGACGGGTCTGCCGGGCTGGGCGTCGGCGAACCTGTTCAGCTGGACCAGCCCCGTCGCGACCGCCAAGGGGCGGCTGCAGTACCTGCTCGCTCTGCGCGATCGGGACGCCCTGCTCCCGCGGGAGCGGCAGCGAAAATTCCTCGCCGGCGACGGCTGGATCACTTTCCCTGGTCCCGCGATCGCCGAGGTCATGGAGTCGATGACCAACGAACGCTTCGTGCGCGGCGGTCTCGTCTTCGACGGCCGCACCGTGTCGCTTGCCGACATCACCTGCCCCGTACTGATTTTCACCGGGCAGCTCGACGAGTTCGCGCCGCCCCGCGCGGTGCGCGACGTGGTCCGCGGGATGCCGCGCGCACGGGTGTGGGAGTTCTCCATGCCGACCGGGCATTTCGGGCTCGGTGTCGGCGGGCGGGCGAACCGGCAGACGTGGCCGACGGTGGCGCGGTGGGCAGAGTGGGTCGACGCCGGCGCCTCGTCCGCTGACGGCCCACCCGAGGGCGTGCAGGACGCTCGCGAGCTCGGCGTCGAGGATCGTGCCGAGCAGACCCCGAGTGCGCTCCAACAGGTCGTCAACGTGGCGACGGCCTCGGCGGTCGCGGCGCCGGGCATCGCCAAGACCATCGTCGACCGCGTGGCCGGGACTATCGCCGAGGTCACCACCGGCACCGTTGAGCAGGTGCCGAGGTTGCTGAGGCTCGAGCGGGTCGGCGCCACGACGCAGGTTTCCTACGGGAAGCTGGTCGCCGAGGCCTGTGCGGACGACCCCGAGGCGGTGGCACTGCTGTACGGCGGGCACGCGTTCACCAGGGCTGACATCACTCGGGAGGTCGACGATCTCGTGCTACGACTGCTGGCGGTAGGGGTCCGCCGCGGCGAGCACGTGGGAGTGCTGTGCGATTCCGGTTCCGCCCTGCTGTCCACCGCCGCGGCGCTGAGCCGGATCGGCGCCGTCGTAGTGCTGCTGCGGCCCGGCGGGGACGCTGCCACCGAGTTGCGGCTCGGGCGTGCGCGACGCGTTGTGGTCGACCAGGCGCATGCCGGCGTGTTCGGTGACTCCGCGGTCACTGTCCACCTGCTCGGTTCCGGGACAGAAAGTGATGCAGGCTGTCTCGGTGCGATCGCGACGGAGGAGGTGCGCGTACCGAGCTGGTACCGCCCCGACCCCGGCCGCGGCCGGGACCTCGCGTTCGTCCTGTTCACCGACGGCAACGACGGGATCCGCCCACTGCCCGTGACGAACCGGCGCTGGGCGTTGTCCGCGTACGGCGCTGCGTCGACGGCGTCGCTCACCGCGGCGGACACCGTCTACTCGGCGAACCCGCTGTATCACCCGTCCGGGTTGTTGCTTGCGACCGCGGCCCCGGTCGCGTCGGGCGCACGGCTTGCGCTGACCGACACATTCGACCCGGACACGTTCTGGGCGGAGGTGCGCCGCTACGGCGCGACAGTGGTGCCCTACACGTGGAGCATGCTGTCGCTGCTGCTCGCCAGGCCCGTCGAGGCGGATGAGCGGCACCACCCGGTGCGCCTGTTCATCGGCTCCGGTATGCCGCCCGCGGTATGGCGCGGGGTACTCGACCGGTTCAGGCCGGCCGTCGTTGTCGAGATGTTCGCCGCCGCACGCACCGACGCCATCCTCGCGAACGTCAGCGGGCGCAAGGTGGGCTCGGTCGGGCGCCCGCTGCCCGGCACGGCGGCGATCGAGCTGGCCGCTGTCCACCCCGTCACCGGCGCGTTGCTGCACGACTCCGACGGGTACGTCCTCAGAGCCCGTCGGGGACGACTAGGCCGGCTGCTGGTCGCCGTCGACCGCGAGCAACCCGCATGGGAGGACGCGCCGATGCGGGGCGTATTCGGACCCAAGGACGCCTGGATCGACACCGGCGAGCTATTCGTCCGAGACTCGGACGGCGACCTGTGGCCCAGTGGCCGTCACGGCGAGGAGATCAGAACGCCGTCCGGCGTGGTGTGGCCGCGTGAAGTCGAGCAGATCCTCTCGGGTGTACCCGGGGTCGACCAAGTCGTGTGCATCCCCGAGGGGGACGGCGCAGTCGCCCTCGTCACGGCGGGTGGTCGAGTGCCCTTCGACGAAGGTCGCGCCCGGGATGCTCTGAGCTGCAGAGATATCGTCGATCCGGCTATCGCACACACACCGGGTCTGCGCCCTGCAACGGCGGACGTTGCCGTGCGAGTCGTCGAAGCGATCCCGCTCACCCGCTGGTACCGGCCGGACCGCACCTTCCTCGCTGCGCAGAGTTCGTGAAAACCCGAGAGGAGGGAAACGGTCAATAGTTCGATGAAAAACTAGCCCGGCATCGGACCCCGGCCAACGAGCAGCAGTTTGCTCCCAGTGCGTGACCTCTCCAGCCGCACTGCCACCTCCGCGGTCGACGACCATGTCGTGCTCATGCAGATGTCCTCCGGCCGTATGCACCGCCGACCGATTCCGTCGACCA
It includes:
- a CDS encoding DUF3263 domain-containing protein; the encoded protein is MLPASSPRLDSLIGERHGRQSPRRSADQTHFRGNTMDMSRVDGFDSSMLEFARRWLPFGGPRAGDILVEFGMTVTQYELRLLALIDSTDSRTMPEADRAKLRAQLVERDSNRRPHLAQP
- a CDS encoding alpha/beta fold hydrolase, whose translation is MSRKVAVGGHHTRVVENVLPSAEVRRLPRAGESLVDAPLIVLLHGFGDNADTWRAVLVELGRRGRRAVAPDLPGFGEASPLNRGDILPQYDAFLTDLIAELGGSGPVVVVGNSMGGTVALRAASGRPDVVAVAALAPAGLGFHRVLHVADRTLGSLVPILRVAYRIPYPQLVVQLAVAAYYRVRIAPGVVNAWRFGAGVHGMKDIRRMGALGLVLMREIEEGAFDFADMAGEVVLMWGTDDEVCDVAAAQPLLDHVPGARLVMLEGAGHVPQVQQPAVVADVVAALGRAGMGRERHV
- a CDS encoding AMP-binding protein, producing the protein MSTKDEKLGETPNVGARVGHVVRTAMNVVEYIRFGGLETGEEASPYEIAARTPVLTLRHYFAEEAGETERTPILLVPPLMLSADVWDVSPSASAVAHLRRSGLDPWVVDFGDPAQEPGGKARNVTDHVLAVSDAIARVAASTGHPVHIGGYSQGGLFCYQAAALRECRDVASIFALGSPMEPLSLPGIDLPEELMQALTRATIDVLSKTGLPGWASANLFSWTSPVATAKGRLQYLLALRDRDALLPRERQRKFLAGDGWITFPGPAIAEVMESMTNERFVRGGLVFDGRTVSLADITCPVLIFTGQLDEFAPPRAVRDVVRGMPRARVWEFSMPTGHFGLGVGGRANRQTWPTVARWAEWVDAGASSADGPPEGVQDARELGVEDRAEQTPSALQQVVNVATASAVAAPGIAKTIVDRVAGTIAEVTTGTVEQVPRLLRLERVGATTQVSYGKLVAEACADDPEAVALLYGGHAFTRADITREVDDLVLRLLAVGVRRGEHVGVLCDSGSALLSTAAALSRIGAVVVLLRPGGDAATELRLGRARRVVVDQAHAGVFGDSAVTVHLLGSGTESDAGCLGAIATEEVRVPSWYRPDPGRGRDLAFVLFTDGNDGIRPLPVTNRRWALSAYGAASTASLTAADTVYSANPLYHPSGLLLATAAPVASGARLALTDTFDPDTFWAEVRRYGATVVPYTWSMLSLLLARPVEADERHHPVRLFIGSGMPPAVWRGVLDRFRPAVVVEMFAAARTDAILANVSGRKVGSVGRPLPGTAAIELAAVHPVTGALLHDSDGYVLRARRGRLGRLLVAVDREQPAWEDAPMRGVFGPKDAWIDTGELFVRDSDGDLWPSGRHGEEIRTPSGVVWPREVEQILSGVPGVDQVVCIPEGDGAVALVTAGGRVPFDEGRARDALSCRDIVDPAIAHTPGLRPATADVAVRVVEAIPLTRWYRPDRTFLAAQSS
- a CDS encoding SDR family NAD(P)-dependent oxidoreductase, coding for MGAFEGKSVVVTGAATGIGEAAARRFAREGARVVVADIDGAGAKRVASDIGDSAVSTVVDVTDSRQVQAAVEVAVEAFGGLDIMVNNAGIAILAPIAELPDDDFARLVDVNLKGVFFGIKAAVPHLVARGGGAIVNTASSAGTNGMPMIGGYAATKAGVINMTKTAAVELRALGIRVNCVAPAFVVTSLSDNLMDGFEQASGGTPADEFFAANQGRLGEPEDVARIITHLAEDEGNWVTGHAYVIDGGFTASPM